One Setaria viridis chromosome 3, Setaria_viridis_v4.0, whole genome shotgun sequence DNA window includes the following coding sequences:
- the LOC117849985 gene encoding asparagine synthetase [glutamine-hydrolyzing] → MCGILAVLGCADEASLQVKKRARVLELSRRLKHRGPDWSGLRQVGDCYLSHQRLAIIDPASGDQPLYNEDESVVVTVNGEIYNHENLRTHLSAAGHKFRTGSDCEVIAHLYEEHGEGFVDMLDGVFSFVLLDTRHGRFMAARDAIGVTPLYIGWGIDGSVWISSEMKALHDECEHFEIFPPGHLYSSKEGGFTRWYNPPWYDEEAVIPSVRYDPLALRKAFEKAVIKRLMTDVPFGVLLSGGLDSSLVAAVTVRHLAGTKAAKRWGTKLHSFCVGLEGSPDLKAAKEVADHLGTLHHEFHFTVQDGIDAIEDVIYHTETYDVTTIRASTPMFLMSRKIKSLGVKMVISGEGSDEIFGGYLYFHKAPNKEEFHRETCRKIKALHQYDCLRANKATSAWGLEARVPFLDKEFINEAMSIDPEWKMVRPDLGRIEKWVLRKAFDDEENPFLPKHILYRQKEQFSDGVGYSWIDGLKAHAASNVTDKMLSNAKFIFPHNTPTTKEAYYYRMIFERFFPQKPAILTVPGGPSVACSTAKAVEWDAQWSANLDPSGRAALGVHLASYHQSESESESGAQQQNKHAPATIAAGAKKPRTIKATTTPPGVVIEG, encoded by the exons ATGTGCGGCATCCTTGCTGTGCTGGGCTGCGCCGACGAGGCTTCGCTGCAGGTAAAGAAGCGCGCCCGCGTGCTGGAGCTGTCGCGCCGGCTCAAGCACCGGGGCCCAGACTGGAGCGGGCTGCGGCAGGTGGGCGACTGCTACCTCTCCCACCAGCGCCTCGCCATCATCGACCCGGCCTCCGGCGACCAGCCCCTCTACAACGAGGACGAGTCCGTCGTCGTCACCGTCAACGGCGAGATCTACAACCACGAGAACCTCAGGACCCACCTCTCCGCTGCCGGCCACAAGTTCAGGACCGGCAGCGACTGCGAGGTCATCGCGCACCTG TACGAGGAGCATGGGGAAGGTTTCGTGGACATGCTGGATGGCGTCTTCTCCTTCGTCCTGCTCGACACCCGCCACGGCCGCTTCATGGCGGCCCGCGACGCCATCGGCGTCACGCCCCTCTACATCGGGTGGGGAATCGACGGCTCGGTCTGGATTTCGTCGGAGATGAAGGCCCTGCACGACGAGTGCGAGCACTTCGAGATCTTTCCCCCGGGCCACCTCTACTCGAGCAAGGAGGGAGGGTTCACGAGATGGTACAACCCTCCGTGGTACGACGAGGAGGCCGTCATCCCGTCGGTTCGCTACGACCCGCTGGCGCTCAGGAAGGCCTTCGAGAAGGCCGTTATCAAGAGGCTCATGACCGATGTCCCCTTCGGCGTTCTGCTCTCCGGCGGCCTGGACTCGTCGCTGGTGGCGGCCGTCACCGTCCGTCACCTGGCGGGGACCAAGGCCGCCAAGCGCTGGGGCACAAAGCTCCACTCCTTCTGCGTGGGCCTGGAGGGATCCCCTGACCTCAAGGCCGCCAAGGAGGTGGCGGATCACCTGGGCACCCTGCACCATGAGTTCCACTTCACCGTGCAGGACGGCATCGACGCCATCGAGGACGTCATATACCACACCGAGACGTATGACGTCACCACCATCAGGGCGAGCACGCCCATGTTCCTCATGTCCCGCAAGATCAAGTCGCTCGGGGTCAAGATGGTCATCTCCGGCGAGGGCTCCGACGAGATCTTCGGAGGATACCTCTACTTCCACAAGGCCCCCAACAAAGAAGAGTTCCACCGCGAAACCTGCCGGAAGATCAAAGCTCTGCATCAGTATGATTGCTTGAGGGCCAACAAGGCAACCTCTGCTTGGGGCCTTGAGGCTCGTGTGCCCTTCTTGGACAAGGAGTTCATCAACGAGGCCATGAGCATCGATCCCGAGTGGAAGATG GTCCGGCCTGATCTTGGAAGAATTGAGAAGTGGGTACTGAGGAAGGCATTCGACGATGAGGAGAACCCATTCCTGCCAAAG CATATCCTGTACAGGCAGAAGGAGCAGTTCAGTGATGGTGTTGGGTACAGTTGGATCGATGGCTTAAAGGCCCATGCAGCATCAAAT GTGACTGACAAGATGTTGTCGAATGCAAAGTTCATCTTTCCACACAACACCCCGACCACAAAAGAGGCCTACTACTACAGGATGATCTTTGAGAGGTTCTTCCCCCAGAAGCCGGCGATCCTGACGGTGCCCGGCGGTCCAAGCGTGGCGTGCAGCACGGCCAAGGCTGTCGAGTGGGACGCGCAGTGGTCGGCGAATCTCGACCCCTCGGGGAGGGCGGCGCTGGGCGTCCATCTCGCCTCCTACCACCAATCCGAATCCGAGTCCGAATCCGGCGCTCAGCAGCAGAACAAGCATGCCCCGGCCACCATCGCGGCAGGAGCCAAGAAGCCCAGGACCATCAAGGCTACAACGACGCCGCCAGGCGTTGTCATCGAGGGCTAG
- the LOC117849987 gene encoding pentatricopeptide repeat-containing protein At4g14170, which yields MPPVPATTLASCNALLASLARSGRPAQALRTFRDLLARGVQPDHFTLPPVLRSCALTGAAGFAASSHALAVKLSAQDNLFVASALVLCYAGLSNLADARRMFDGMREWDAVLWTSMLSAYAQRGEPDAALRFFGGMVAAGMELDAVVMVSLLLACGQLGWRRHGRSVHACCVRRFLGMPLSLGNALVDMYVKCGDFALAERVFAGIPRRDVISWSALILGHGLNGRSDVALGLFDRMATEGIQPNSVTFLGALSACAHSGMVDKAYAIFEGMKRWGIEPELKHYSCMADTLGRAGRVVEAVKMIEEMPFEPDEAMLGGALAACRVHGEMEAAEQVSKRLMDMSPGKSGYYMSLANIYSDAGRYSDAERIRDFMKEVKVSKLPGYSSVELDVDRFHRTSNGV from the coding sequence ATGCCTCCCGTCCCCGCCACCACGCTTGCCTCCTGCAACGCCCTCCTCGCGTCGCTCGCGCGCTCCGGCCGCCCCGCGCAGGCGCTCCGCACGTTCCGCGATTTGCTCGCGCGGGGCGTCCAGCCGGACCACTTCACCCTACCTCCAGTCCTCCGCTCCTGCGCGCTTACCGGCGCCGCAGGATTCGCGGCCTCGTCCCACGCGCTCGCCGTCAAGCTCAGCGCGCAGGACAACCTCTTCGTGGCGTCCGCGCTGGTGCTCTGCTACGCGGGCCTGTCGAACCTCGCCGACGCGCGGAGGATGTTCGACGGAATGCGCGAATGGGACGCCGTCCTGTGGACATCCATGCTGTCCGCGTACGCTCAGAGAGGGGAGCCCGACGCGGCGCTGCGGTTCTTTGGTGGCATGGTGGCAGCAGGGATGGAGCTGGACGCGGTGGTCATGGTCAGCCTGCTCCTCGCGTGCGGGCAGCTCGGGTGGCGCCGTCATGGGAGGAGTGTGCACGCTTGCTGCGTCCGGAGGTTCCTAGGCATGCCTCTGTCACTTGGGAACGCGCTTGTGGACATGTATGTCAAGTGTGGGGACTTTGCGTTAGCTGAGAGGGTGTTTGCTGGGATTCCTAGGCGGGATGTTATCTCGTGGAGTGCACTGATACTTGGTCATGGTTTGAATGGGCGTTCTGATGTTGCATTGGGACTTTTCGATAGAATGGCAACTGAAGGAATCCAACCAAACTCGGTCACCTTTCTCGGGGCATTGTCAGCTTGTGCACATTCAGGCATGGTGGACAAAGCTTATGCTATCTTTGAGGGTATGAAACGGTGGGGTATTGAGCCTGAACTGAAGCATTACTCTTGCATGGCTGACACGCTCGGTAGAGCAGGGCGTGTTGTTGAGGCCGTGAAGATGATAGAGGAAATGCCTTTTGAGCCTGACGAAGCAATGCTTGGAGGTGCACTGGCAGCCTGTCGTGTGCATGGAGAAATGGAGGCTGCTGAACAGGTTTCAAAGAGATTGATGGACATGTCTCCTGGAAAGAGTGGCTACTACATGAGCTTGGCAAACATATATTCAGATGCTGGAAGGTACAGTGATGCAGAGAGAATAAGAGACTTCATGAAAGAAGTTAAAGTCAGCAAGCTTCCTGGATATAGTTCGGTTGAATTGGATGTTGATAGATTTCATAGAACGAGCAATGGAGTTTGA